One Devosia lacusdianchii genomic window carries:
- the nuoL gene encoding NADH-quinone oxidoreductase subunit L, with the protein MIQAIVFLPLIGALIAGLLGRTIGHRPSEYITTGLLLIAAVLSWVVFIPVAFGGGLAGAEIVGHTAVLKVEIMRWIQVGDMDLRWVLRVDTLTAIMLVVVNTVSALVHVYSIGYMADDPHRNRFFAYLSLFTFAMLMLVTADNFLQMFFGWEGVGLASYLLIGFWYTKPSATAAAMKAFIVNRVGDFGFALGIFGAFMLLGQITFDGAFEAVPDVAGVTMRFLAWDLDAMTVVCLLLFMGAMGKSAQFLLHTWLPDAMEGPTPVSALIHAATMVTAGVFMVARLSPLFEASPTAMTVVLIIGAITAFFAATVGLVQNDIKRVIAYSTCSQLGYMFVALGAGAYSAGIFHLFTHAFFKALLFLGAGAVIHAMHHEQDMRNMGGLRKKIPITYAMMLIGTLALTGVGIPGSQFLGFAGFFSKDSIIEAAYAVGGNTGMFAFWMLVVAALFTSFYSWRLIHLTFHGAPRSAGHGHDDHAAHAHDDHGHDDHHGSAYDHAHEAPNVMLVPLYVLAVGAVIAGAVFYSMLFHDVEHIEHFFAGALVVDHEIIEAAHHVPTWVKWSATVAMVLGFITAWYMYIRAPETPKRLAEQNPGLYQFLLNKWYFDELYDRIFVKPALWIGRAFWKGFDDWLIDDKIAEGLGRRVQAVTAWVTKLQSGYLYHYAFAMLIGIAALLTWAIAAGGLI; encoded by the coding sequence ATGATTCAAGCGATTGTTTTCCTACCCCTCATCGGCGCGTTGATCGCCGGTTTGCTGGGCCGCACCATCGGCCACCGGCCCAGTGAGTATATTACCACTGGCCTGCTGCTGATCGCAGCGGTGCTAAGCTGGGTCGTCTTCATTCCAGTCGCCTTTGGCGGCGGGTTGGCTGGCGCTGAAATCGTCGGCCATACCGCCGTGCTCAAGGTCGAGATCATGCGCTGGATCCAGGTCGGCGACATGGATCTGCGCTGGGTCCTGCGCGTCGATACGCTGACCGCGATCATGCTGGTCGTGGTCAATACCGTGTCCGCGCTCGTGCACGTCTACTCGATCGGCTACATGGCCGACGATCCGCATCGGAACCGCTTCTTCGCCTATCTCTCGCTGTTCACCTTCGCCATGCTGATGCTGGTGACGGCCGATAACTTCCTGCAGATGTTCTTCGGCTGGGAAGGCGTGGGCCTCGCTTCGTACCTGCTGATCGGCTTCTGGTACACCAAGCCGTCCGCAACGGCGGCCGCGATGAAGGCTTTCATCGTCAACCGTGTCGGCGACTTCGGCTTCGCACTGGGTATTTTCGGCGCCTTCATGCTGCTCGGTCAGATCACCTTCGACGGTGCGTTCGAGGCAGTGCCCGACGTGGCGGGTGTCACTATGCGGTTCCTCGCCTGGGACCTCGATGCGATGACGGTGGTTTGCTTGCTGCTCTTCATGGGCGCCATGGGTAAGTCAGCGCAGTTCCTGCTGCACACCTGGTTGCCGGACGCCATGGAAGGCCCGACCCCCGTGTCGGCGCTCATCCATGCCGCCACCATGGTCACCGCCGGCGTCTTCATGGTCGCTCGGCTGTCGCCGCTGTTCGAGGCATCTCCCACTGCCATGACGGTCGTGCTGATCATCGGCGCCATCACCGCCTTCTTCGCGGCGACCGTTGGCCTGGTGCAGAACGACATCAAGCGCGTCATCGCCTATTCGACCTGTTCGCAGCTCGGCTACATGTTCGTGGCGCTGGGGGCAGGGGCCTACTCGGCCGGCATTTTCCACCTGTTCACCCACGCCTTCTTCAAGGCTCTGCTGTTCCTGGGCGCCGGCGCGGTTATCCACGCCATGCACCATGAGCAGGACATGCGGAACATGGGCGGCCTGCGCAAGAAGATCCCGATCACCTATGCCATGATGCTGATCGGCACGCTGGCACTGACCGGTGTCGGTATTCCGGGCTCGCAATTCCTCGGCTTTGCCGGGTTCTTCTCCAAGGACTCGATCATCGAGGCAGCGTATGCCGTCGGCGGCAATACCGGCATGTTCGCCTTCTGGATGCTGGTGGTCGCAGCTTTGTTCACGAGCTTCTACTCGTGGCGCCTGATCCACCTGACCTTCCACGGCGCACCGCGCTCGGCCGGTCACGGCCATGATGATCACGCAGCTCACGCGCATGACGACCATGGTCACGACGACCACCATGGTTCGGCCTATGACCACGCCCATGAAGCGCCCAACGTCATGCTGGTGCCGCTCTATGTGCTCGCCGTTGGCGCGGTGATCGCCGGCGCGGTGTTCTACAGCATGTTGTTCCACGACGTGGAGCACATCGAACACTTCTTCGCCGGTGCGCTCGTGGTCGACCACGAAATCATCGAGGCCGCGCACCACGTCCCGACCTGGGTCAAATGGAGCGCCACGGTGGCCATGGTTCTTGGTTTCATCACGGCCTGGTACATGTACATTCGTGCGCCGGAGACCCCGAAGCGCCTCGCCGAGCAGAATCCTGGCCTCTACCAGTTCCTGCTCAACAAGTGGTACTTCGACGAGCTCTACGACCGCATCTTCGTCAAGCCGGCTTTGTGGATCGGGCGCGCCTTCTGGAAGGGCTTCGATGACTGGCTGATCGACGACAAGATCGCCGAGGGCCTCGGCCGCCGTGTTCAGGCCGTAACAGCCTGGGTCACCAAGCTGCAGTCCGGCTATCTCTATCACTATGCCTTCGCCATGCTGATCGGCATCGCGGCGCTGTTGACCTGGGCCATCGCGGCCGGGGGACTGATCTGA
- a CDS encoding NADH-quinone oxidoreductase subunit M produces the protein MTFANTILTVLTWLPVLGAAVLLFTPKTSLNAIRWIALIVTLVTFALSLAMWQAFDPDNAGFQFVVNYAWIGDTIGYRVGVDGISVLFVVLTALLMPFAILASWESVDTKVKEYMIVFLILETLMIGVFTTLDLAMFYVFFEGTLLPMFLIIGIWGGSARIQASYKFFFYTFVGSVLMLLAIMAMYWNGGTTDISKLLTHDFPKDWQPWLWWAFFASLAVKMPMWPFHRWLPEAHVQAPTAGSVILAAILLKLGGYGFLRFSLPMFPDASLQFANIIFFLSVAAIIVTSLVALVQTDIKKLIAYSSVAHMGFVTMGIFAGNALGIQGAMFQMISHGIVSGALFLCVGVIYDRMHTREIAAYGGLVERMPRYAFAFMVFTMANVGLPGTSGFVGEFLTMIGVFQVNTWVAFGAAFGVIFSAGYALWAYRRVIFGALTKEGLKGILDLDLREKIILYPLIVLTIVFGFYPAPILDTTAAAVDNLVAHYSASVGIDLNAPNPLLGEAVAAPEGEATAEEPAAPAASH, from the coding sequence ATGACCTTCGCCAATACCATCCTTACGGTCCTCACCTGGCTGCCCGTCCTGGGGGCCGCGGTGCTGCTGTTCACGCCCAAGACCTCGCTCAACGCCATCCGCTGGATTGCGCTGATCGTCACGCTCGTCACCTTCGCGCTGTCACTCGCCATGTGGCAGGCATTCGATCCTGATAATGCCGGCTTCCAGTTCGTGGTGAACTATGCCTGGATCGGCGACACCATCGGCTACCGCGTCGGCGTCGATGGCATCTCGGTGCTGTTCGTGGTGCTGACGGCGCTGCTGATGCCCTTTGCGATCCTTGCGAGTTGGGAGAGCGTCGACACCAAGGTCAAGGAATACATGATCGTATTCCTGATCCTCGAAACCCTGATGATCGGCGTGTTCACCACGCTCGATCTGGCGATGTTCTATGTCTTCTTCGAAGGCACGCTGCTGCCGATGTTCCTCATCATCGGCATCTGGGGCGGCTCGGCTCGTATCCAGGCCAGCTATAAGTTCTTCTTCTATACCTTCGTCGGCTCGGTGCTGATGCTGCTGGCCATCATGGCCATGTACTGGAATGGCGGCACCACCGACATTTCCAAGCTCCTGACCCACGACTTCCCCAAGGATTGGCAGCCCTGGCTGTGGTGGGCGTTCTTCGCCTCGCTCGCCGTCAAGATGCCGATGTGGCCGTTCCATCGCTGGCTGCCGGAAGCGCACGTGCAGGCGCCGACCGCCGGCTCGGTGATCCTGGCCGCCATCCTGCTCAAGCTCGGCGGCTACGGCTTCCTGCGCTTCAGCCTGCCGATGTTCCCCGATGCCTCGCTGCAATTCGCCAACATCATCTTCTTCCTCTCCGTCGCTGCCATCATCGTGACCTCTCTGGTCGCGCTGGTGCAGACCGACATCAAGAAGCTGATCGCCTATTCGTCCGTCGCGCACATGGGCTTTGTGACCATGGGTATCTTCGCGGGCAATGCCCTGGGCATCCAGGGCGCCATGTTCCAGATGATCTCGCACGGCATCGTGTCCGGCGCGCTGTTCCTCTGCGTCGGCGTCATCTATGACCGCATGCACACCCGCGAGATCGCGGCCTATGGCGGTCTGGTCGAGCGCATGCCGCGCTATGCCTTCGCCTTCATGGTGTTCACCATGGCCAATGTCGGCTTACCAGGCACATCGGGTTTCGTCGGCGAGTTCCTCACCATGATTGGCGTGTTCCAGGTCAATACCTGGGTAGCGTTCGGTGCGGCCTTCGGCGTGATCTTCTCGGCCGGCTATGCGCTGTGGGCCTATCGCCGCGTGATCTTTGGTGCGCTGACCAAGGAAGGCCTCAAGGGCATCCTCGATCTCGACCTGCGTGAAAAGATCATCCTCTATCCGCTGATCGTGCTGACGATCGTGTTCGGGTTCTACCCCGCGCCGATCCTCGATACGACAGCAGCCGCCGTTGACAATCTGGTTGCCCACTATTCGGCCTCGGTCGGTATCGACCTGAATGCGCCGAATCCGCTGCTGGGCGAAGCCGTCGCCGCGCCGGAAGGCGAAGCGACGGCTGAAGAGCCGGCCGCCCCAGCGGCGTCCCACTAG
- the nuoN gene encoding NADH-quinone oxidoreductase subunit NuoN gives MPVNSDVTDFASLAPAYPEMLLAVGAIVLLLVGVVINKERSLLVSYGAVLLLLVVGAIILFAPSEGVLFNGVYIADSFARYMKVLVLGGSAFSLLLALPRAEENGTHKFEYAILVLLATLGMMAMVSANDLMSLYVGLELQSLSLYVLAAIKRDDSKATEAGLKYFVLGALSSGMLLYGASLIYGFTGHTNLQEIVLAIASEGRSIGLIFGVVFLLAGIAFKISAVPFHMWTPDVYEGAPTPVTAFFATAPKVAAMTLMVRLVMDTFQGISNDWQQIVIFLSIASMVLAAFAAIGQKSIKRLIAYSSIGHVGFALVGLSSGTQVGVEGVAIYMAIYVAMTVGLFACILSLRTDAGYVENIDDLAGAAQDRPFVAAIMAIIMFSLIGMPPLAGFFAKWHAFLAAIDAQLYVLAVIGVLASAVSAFYYLRVVKVMYFDEPVRKFETVPAELNIIMGVSGFLVVTYYFTVGSPLASFAHNAAGSLF, from the coding sequence ATGCCCGTGAACTCAGACGTTACCGATTTCGCGAGCCTGGCTCCCGCCTATCCGGAAATGCTGCTGGCCGTCGGCGCCATCGTGCTGCTCCTCGTCGGCGTGGTGATCAACAAGGAGCGCTCGCTCCTCGTCTCCTATGGTGCTGTGCTGCTGCTTCTGGTTGTTGGCGCCATTATTCTGTTCGCACCGTCCGAGGGTGTGCTGTTCAACGGTGTCTACATCGCCGACAGCTTCGCTCGCTACATGAAGGTGCTGGTGCTGGGCGGCTCGGCATTCTCGCTGCTGCTGGCCCTGCCGCGCGCCGAAGAGAACGGCACGCACAAGTTCGAATATGCCATCCTGGTTCTGCTGGCGACGCTCGGCATGATGGCCATGGTGTCGGCTAACGACCTCATGAGCCTCTATGTCGGCCTCGAACTGCAGTCGCTGTCGCTCTACGTGCTCGCCGCCATCAAGCGCGATGACAGCAAGGCGACCGAAGCAGGCCTCAAGTACTTCGTGCTCGGCGCGCTCAGCTCCGGCATGCTGCTCTACGGCGCTTCGCTGATCTATGGCTTCACTGGCCACACCAATCTGCAGGAAATCGTCTTGGCCATCGCCAGCGAAGGTCGCTCGATCGGGCTGATCTTCGGCGTGGTGTTCCTGCTGGCCGGCATTGCCTTCAAGATTTCGGCCGTACCGTTCCACATGTGGACGCCCGACGTTTACGAAGGCGCGCCGACCCCGGTTACTGCCTTCTTCGCCACGGCCCCCAAGGTCGCGGCGATGACGCTGATGGTGCGGTTGGTGATGGATACGTTCCAGGGCATCAGCAACGACTGGCAGCAGATCGTCATCTTCCTCTCCATCGCCTCCATGGTGCTGGCTGCGTTCGCCGCCATCGGCCAGAAGTCGATCAAGCGACTGATCGCCTATTCGTCGATCGGTCACGTCGGCTTCGCGCTGGTGGGCCTGTCGTCGGGTACGCAGGTTGGCGTCGAGGGCGTGGCGATCTATATGGCGATCTATGTCGCTATGACCGTCGGCCTCTTTGCTTGCATCCTGTCCCTCCGGACGGATGCCGGCTACGTCGAGAACATCGACGACCTCGCCGGAGCAGCGCAGGACCGGCCTTTCGTGGCCGCCATCATGGCGATCATCATGTTCTCGCTGATCGGCATGCCGCCGCTCGCTGGGTTCTTCGCCAAGTGGCACGCCTTCCTGGCCGCCATCGACGCGCAGCTCTATGTGCTGGCTGTGATCGGCGTTCTGGCTTCCGCAGTGAGCGCCTTCTACTACCTGCGCGTGGTCAAGGTGATGTATTTCGACGAACCGGTTCGCAAGTTCGAGACCGTACCGGCCGAGCTCAACATCATCATGGGCGTCAGCGGCTTTCTCGTCGTGACCTACTACTTCACGGTCGGCAGCCCGCTTGCGAGCTTCGCCCATAATGCCGCAGGAAGCCTGTTCTAG
- a CDS encoding biotin--[acetyl-CoA-carboxylase] ligase, whose product MTGFSLGPKARAAGYRLRAYDTIGSTTTEAVAAGASGDPGGIWFVATEQTAGRGRRGRVWLHTPGNLAATLLIVPEAEPALAATLGFVAGVAIGTALDTILPPGTVKIGLDGADGLDGRSRVALKWPNDVLADGAKLVGIGLEATKRDDGRHAVAIGIGVNIVAAPTDLPYPATSLAQLGVTRSAADVFEALSDAWVDVFGLWDEGRGISAVLQRWRASAAGIGAPVAVNQNGDVLRGIFETIDDAGRLIVRAEDDRRIAITAGDVHFGATASARS is encoded by the coding sequence GTGACGGGCTTCTCGCTCGGACCCAAGGCGCGCGCGGCCGGATACCGGCTGCGCGCCTATGACACGATCGGGTCGACCACGACGGAGGCAGTCGCTGCCGGAGCGTCGGGCGATCCCGGCGGCATCTGGTTCGTCGCCACCGAGCAAACCGCGGGCCGCGGCCGGCGGGGCAGGGTTTGGCTTCATACGCCGGGCAACCTGGCAGCAACGCTGTTGATTGTGCCAGAGGCCGAGCCTGCACTAGCGGCAACGCTTGGCTTCGTGGCTGGTGTCGCCATTGGTACGGCACTCGATACGATCCTGCCTCCCGGAACTGTCAAAATCGGTCTCGACGGCGCGGATGGCCTGGATGGCAGAAGCCGCGTGGCGCTGAAATGGCCTAATGACGTGCTCGCCGACGGCGCCAAACTGGTTGGCATTGGCCTTGAGGCGACCAAGCGCGACGACGGGCGCCATGCCGTTGCCATCGGCATTGGCGTCAACATCGTTGCTGCGCCGACCGATCTACCCTATCCGGCGACAAGCCTGGCCCAGTTGGGCGTCACCCGCAGTGCCGCTGACGTCTTCGAGGCCCTGAGCGACGCCTGGGTGGATGTGTTTGGCCTGTGGGACGAGGGCCGTGGCATCAGCGCGGTGCTGCAACGCTGGCGCGCTTCGGCAGCAGGCATAGGCGCACCCGTCGCGGTCAACCAGAACGGAGATGTTCTGCGCGGCATCTTTGAAACCATCGACGACGCCGGACGATTGATCGTCCGCGCCGAAGACGACCGTCGCATCGCTATCACGGCGGGCGATGTACATTTTGGGGCAACGGCCAGCGCCCGAAGCTGA
- a CDS encoding ribonuclease J — translation MAKNQRDELVFVPLGGVGEIGMNMGAYGFGPERSRKWIVVDCGVTFGGPDLPGIELIMANPEFLEERADDVLALILTHSHEDHYGAVLDLWPGFEKPVFCTPFTAAMLAAKRAGDGIVENVDVTIMRPGKPFAVGPFTIEAINVAHSIPESNALLITTPIGRVLHTGDWKLDPTPVGNAPTDVARLQKIGEDTSTPLALICDSTNALKDGESPSEAEVAANLAAMIAESPNRVAVTTFASNVGRVISIVRAAEKAGRQVVMSGRSLHRIMGIAKELGMLEGLPPLLDQDAYKTIARNKIVLICTGSQGEARAAIARIARGDHPVIDLNAGDRMIFSSWAIPGNEREVIDIQNLLIDKGVEVITQNDGLVHVTGHPRRDELRKLYSWVKPEVLIPVHGEAVHLEAHAKLGRESGIPNVCEARNGDLVRLFPEPMAFPAEVRTGELYLDGLVLCTPEESGVKGRRRLSFGGHVVVSLCVNGGGQVVSGPDLVIEGLPETEDESLTELVEDTVAGVLKSMPPKRRSDTEVLNSALFKAIRNEVNAYWGRKPNVSVFVHRV, via the coding sequence ATGGCTAAAAACCAAAGGGATGAACTCGTCTTCGTGCCACTTGGCGGCGTCGGCGAGATCGGCATGAATATGGGTGCTTACGGCTTCGGCCCCGAGCGCTCGCGCAAGTGGATCGTCGTCGATTGCGGCGTGACCTTTGGCGGGCCCGACCTGCCGGGCATCGAGCTCATCATGGCCAATCCCGAATTTCTCGAGGAGCGCGCCGATGACGTGCTGGCGCTGATCCTGACGCACAGCCACGAAGACCACTACGGCGCCGTGCTCGACCTGTGGCCTGGCTTCGAGAAGCCGGTGTTCTGCACGCCCTTCACCGCGGCCATGCTGGCGGCGAAGCGGGCAGGGGACGGCATCGTCGAAAACGTCGACGTCACCATCATGCGCCCGGGCAAGCCCTTCGCGGTCGGCCCCTTCACGATCGAAGCGATCAACGTCGCCCACTCCATCCCGGAGTCGAATGCGCTGCTGATCACCACGCCGATCGGTCGCGTGCTGCATACCGGCGACTGGAAGCTCGACCCCACCCCGGTCGGCAATGCGCCCACCGATGTGGCCCGCCTGCAGAAGATCGGCGAGGACACCTCCACCCCGCTGGCGCTGATCTGCGACTCGACCAATGCGCTGAAGGACGGTGAGAGCCCCAGTGAGGCCGAAGTGGCCGCCAATCTGGCAGCGATGATCGCGGAGTCGCCCAACCGCGTCGCAGTGACCACCTTCGCGTCGAATGTAGGCCGCGTCATCTCCATCGTCCGTGCCGCTGAGAAGGCCGGTCGCCAGGTGGTGATGTCGGGGCGTTCGTTGCACCGCATCATGGGCATCGCCAAGGAACTGGGCATGCTCGAGGGCCTGCCGCCACTGCTCGACCAGGATGCGTACAAGACTATCGCTCGCAACAAGATCGTGCTGATCTGCACCGGCTCGCAGGGCGAGGCGCGCGCTGCCATCGCTCGTATCGCCCGCGGCGACCACCCGGTGATCGATCTCAATGCCGGCGACCGGATGATCTTTTCGTCCTGGGCGATTCCCGGCAATGAGCGCGAGGTCATCGATATCCAGAACCTGCTGATCGACAAGGGCGTCGAGGTCATCACCCAGAACGATGGTCTGGTCCATGTCACCGGCCACCCGCGCCGCGATGAGCTGCGCAAGCTCTATAGCTGGGTGAAGCCCGAAGTGCTGATCCCGGTTCATGGCGAAGCTGTTCACCTCGAGGCACATGCCAAGCTGGGCCGTGAGTCCGGCATTCCCAACGTCTGCGAAGCCCGCAATGGCGATCTCGTGCGTCTGTTCCCAGAACCCATGGCGTTCCCGGCGGAAGTGCGCACCGGCGAGCTCTATCTCGATGGCCTCGTGCTGTGCACGCCGGAGGAGTCGGGCGTCAAGGGTCGGCGGCGTCTGTCGTTTGGCGGCCACGTTGTGGTGAGCCTCTGCGTCAATGGCGGCGGGCAGGTGGTTTCCGGACCGGATCTGGTCATCGAAGGTTTGCCGGAAACCGAGGACGAGTCGTTGACCGAGCTGGTGGAAGACACCGTTGCGGGCGTGCTCAAGTCGATGCCGCCCAAACGCCGCAGCGATACAGAGGTGCTGAACTCCGCTCTGTTCAAGGCCATCCGCAACGAGGTCAACGCCTATTGGGGCCGTAAGCCGAACGTCTCGGTCTTCGTGCACCGGGTGTAA
- a CDS encoding DUF1467 family protein — translation MQIGSILAVFFVIWWLCFVAVLPIGHKSQAEMGEVTAGTDPGAPAAPQLGRKVLLATVLGVIFTALLLWGLTNETLHHYWNR, via the coding sequence ATGCAGATCGGCTCCATACTCGCCGTATTCTTCGTCATCTGGTGGCTGTGCTTCGTCGCCGTGCTGCCGATAGGGCACAAGAGCCAGGCCGAGATGGGTGAAGTGACCGCCGGGACTGATCCCGGCGCTCCTGCCGCCCCCCAGCTCGGCCGCAAGGTGCTGCTGGCAACGGTACTGGGGGTGATCTTCACCGCGCTCCTGCTGTGGGGCCTCACCAACGAGACGCTGCACCACTACTGGAACCGCTAG
- a CDS encoding MmcQ/YjbR family DNA-binding protein has protein sequence MADAADLRRMALALAGTSEAPHFDRAAFKVDRIYMTLASDGTANFKFTPDEQEFKCQLAPEVFTPIDNAWGRQGWTTAKLAAASSDDLQAALDMAYAHAVGKPKRKR, from the coding sequence ATGGCAGATGCGGCAGACCTGAGGCGCATGGCTCTGGCCCTCGCGGGCACAAGCGAAGCTCCGCATTTCGATCGCGCGGCCTTCAAAGTCGATCGCATCTATATGACGCTGGCGTCGGACGGCACAGCCAATTTCAAGTTCACGCCCGACGAGCAAGAATTCAAATGCCAGCTCGCGCCAGAGGTGTTCACGCCGATCGATAATGCCTGGGGCCGGCAGGGCTGGACGACGGCGAAGCTGGCAGCGGCCAGTTCCGACGATCTACAAGCGGCGCTTGATATGGCCTATGCGCATGCCGTAGGGAAGCCGAAACGAAAGCGGTAG
- the proS gene encoding proline--tRNA ligase, with the protein MRLSRYFLPVLRDVPKEAEIVSHRLMLRAGMIRQQASGLYSWLPLGYKVLMKVQKIIEEEQNRSGAVQLLMPTIQSADLWRESGRYDAYGKEMLRIEDRHEREFLYGPTNEEMITDIFRSYVKSYKDLPLNLYHIQWKFRDEVRPRFGTMRSREFLMKDAYSFDLTKEDAVKAYERMFVAYLRTYARMGLTAIPMRADTGPIGGDLSHEWIVLAETGESAVFCDRRLLDKPIPGPDTDFRGDLKPIFNDWTSLYAATEDMVDMAEYESTVPEEHRVSARGIEVGHIFYFGTKYSEPMKATVTGPDGKEILVHGGSYGVGPTRLVPALIEAFHDDAGIVWPVSVAPFEAVLINLKAGDAECDAACDKLYAELTAAGLDMLYDDRDQGAGAKFTTADLIGIPYQIILGPRGLKSGEAEIKHRKTGERETLPIGDAVARLKGLIEPQRKTDI; encoded by the coding sequence ATGCGCTTGTCTCGCTACTTTTTGCCTGTGCTGCGCGACGTTCCGAAGGAAGCCGAGATCGTTTCGCATCGTCTGATGCTGCGCGCCGGCATGATCCGTCAGCAGGCCTCCGGCCTCTATTCCTGGCTGCCGCTCGGCTACAAGGTGCTGATGAAGGTGCAGAAGATCATCGAGGAGGAGCAGAACCGCTCCGGCGCGGTGCAACTGCTGATGCCGACTATCCAGTCGGCCGACCTGTGGCGCGAGTCGGGGCGCTATGACGCCTATGGCAAGGAGATGCTGCGCATCGAGGATCGCCACGAGCGCGAATTCCTCTATGGCCCGACCAATGAGGAGATGATCACCGACATCTTCCGCAGCTATGTCAAATCCTACAAGGACTTGCCGCTGAACCTCTACCACATCCAGTGGAAGTTCCGCGACGAGGTGCGTCCCCGCTTCGGCACCATGCGTAGCCGCGAATTCCTGATGAAGGACGCCTACTCCTTTGACCTCACCAAAGAAGATGCGGTGAAGGCCTACGAGCGTATGTTCGTGGCGTATCTGCGCACCTATGCCCGCATGGGCCTGACCGCCATTCCGATGCGTGCCGATACCGGCCCCATCGGCGGTGACCTCAGCCATGAATGGATCGTTCTGGCCGAAACCGGCGAAAGCGCGGTGTTCTGCGACCGCCGCCTGCTCGACAAGCCCATTCCTGGCCCGGATACCGACTTCCGCGGCGACCTCAAGCCGATCTTCAATGACTGGACGTCGCTCTATGCCGCGACCGAGGACATGGTCGATATGGCGGAGTACGAATCTACCGTTCCCGAAGAACATCGGGTTTCTGCGCGCGGTATCGAAGTCGGCCATATTTTCTACTTCGGGACCAAGTATTCCGAGCCCATGAAGGCGACCGTGACCGGTCCCGACGGTAAGGAAATCCTCGTGCATGGTGGTTCTTACGGCGTCGGCCCCACGCGTCTTGTCCCCGCTCTCATCGAGGCCTTCCACGATGATGCGGGCATCGTCTGGCCGGTGAGCGTTGCGCCGTTCGAGGCCGTCTTGATCAACCTCAAGGCCGGTGACGCCGAATGCGACGCAGCGTGCGACAAGCTCTATGCCGAGCTGACCGCCGCGGGCCTCGACATGCTCTATGACGACCGCGACCAGGGGGCAGGGGCCAAGTTCACCACGGCCGACCTGATCGGCATTCCCTACCAGATCATTCTGGGGCCGCGCGGCCTCAAATCCGGCGAGGCCGAAATCAAGCATCGCAAGACGGGCGAGCGCGAAACGCTGCCGATCGGCGATGCCGTGGCGCGCCTCAAGGGCCTGATCGAACCGCAGAGAAAGACCGACATTTGA